A stretch of Phragmites australis chromosome 12, lpPhrAust1.1, whole genome shotgun sequence DNA encodes these proteins:
- the LOC133887100 gene encoding transcriptional corepressor SEUSS-like, whose amino-acid sequence MVPSGPPNPMGPGQQVGTAASLLRTSSSLLSGGQPGMGGGGGGGTMLSSQSPFSSLVSPRTQFGGNGLLGGASSVSSLLSRPSFGNGGPMPGPGSMPGGGMPMSTLQQRGGLDGASDFVGVGGLDHLSFPSSSHVSLGNRMGSDNLQVTSQQQLDVQDLQQQQQQQLQMSYNQQQLPPQLPQQLQQPQATVKLENGGSMVGVKSEQQMGQPDQNGPAQMMRTAGSVKLEPQQLQAQMMRSLGAVKMEQPSSDSSALLQQQQQQQQQQHLMQLTKQIRNCPDLVSMGGPSAIANPQAAAAAQLSLLQQQRLLHMQQQQQQQILKNLPLQRNQFQQQQQQQQHQQQQQQQQHQQQLLRQQSLNMRTPGKSAPYEPGTCAKRLTHYMYHQQNRPQDNNIEYWRNFVNEYFAPNAKKRWCVSLYGSGRQTTGVFPQDVWHCEICNRKPGRGFETTVEVLPRLCQIKYASGTLEELLYIDMPRESQNASGQIILDYTKAIQESVFEQLRVVREGHLRIVFNPDLKIASWEFCARRHEELIPRRSIIPQVSNLGAVVQKYQTAVQNSTTLSAQDMQNNCNSFVACARQLAKALEVPLVNDLGYTKRYVRCLQIAEVVNCMKDLIDHSRQHESGPIDSLHNFPRRTLSGVNPLQPQQQQPEEQQTVPQSSNQSGQNSAPMTGVQASAYANGDATSNNSLNCAPSTSAPSPSAVGLLQSSMNSRQDHPMSCANGGPHNSGGNATIPKVNSTSSLQSNPSTSFPSLIPTASNNNMMPAPQNTNKLSSPTTSSVPPMQPPATRPQEPEPSESQSSVQRILQEMMMSSQMNGVGQSGIDAKRPNGLTPGINGVNCLVGNAVTNNPGMGGMGFGAMSGGLGHGMRMAMANNAMAMGGRMGMNHSAHDLSQLGQLQQQQQQQQQQHDIGNHLLSGLRSANSFNNIQYDWKPSQ is encoded by the exons ATGGTGCCGTCGGGGCCGCCGAACCCGATGGGGCCGGGGCAGCAGGTTGGCACGGCGGCTTCGCTGCTCCGGACGAGCTCCAGCTTGCTCAGTGGTGGCCAGCCGGGAATgggcggtggtggaggcggtggcACCATGCTTTCTTCGCAGTCACCATTCTCGTCTCTCGTCTCGCCGCGCACGCAGTTTGGCGGTAATGGCCTGCTCGGAGGCGCCTCTAGTGTGTCCTCCTTGCTCAGTCGGCCATCGTTTGGGAATGGGGGCCCTATGCCAGGTCCAGGGTCAATGCCAGGTGGTGGGATGCCGATGAGTACACTCCAGCAGAGAGGGGGGCTTGATGGTGCCAGCGATTTTGTTGGCGTGGGAGGGTTGGATCATCTCTCGTTCCCGTCCTCCTCACATGTTAGTTTGGGCAACCGGATGGGTTCAGATAACCTGCAGGTGACTTCGCAGCAGCAGCTGGATGTGCAGGatttgcagcagcagcagcagcagcaactacAAATGTCTTACAACCAGCAGCAGTTGCCACCGCAACTGCCACAGCAGCTCCAGCAGCCGCAAGCTACAGTGAAGTTGGAGAATGGAGGCAGCATGGTTGGCGTCAAATCGGAACAGCAGATGGGGCAACCTGACCAGAATGGTCCAGCACAGATGATGCGTACTGCTGGCAGTGTGAAACTTGAGCCTCAGCAGTTGCAAGCCCAGATGATGAGGAGTTTGGGTGCAGTAAAGATGGAGCAACCGAGTTCAGACTCATCAGCActcctgcagcagcagcagcagcaacaacaacaacaacatttgATGCAGCTGACAAAGCAGATTAGAAATTGTCCAGACCTTGTATCAATGGGTGGACCAAGCGCAATTGCAAATCCTCAAGCTGCTGCGGCTGCTCAACTGAGCCTCTTGCAACAGCAACGGCTCCTGCatatgcagcagcagcagcaacaacagatTCTAAAGAACTTGCCTTTGCAGAGAAATCAattccagcagcagcaacaacagcaacagcatcagcagcagcaacaacagcaacagcaTCAGCAGCAGTTACTTCGGCAACAGAGTCTAAACATGAGAACTCCAGGAAAGTCAGCTCCTTATGAGCCAGGAACCTGTGCAAAGAGATTGACCCATTACATGTATCATCAACAAAACAGACCAcaa GATAACAATATCGAGTACTGGAGAAACTTTGTCAATGAGTATTTTGCTCCGAATGCGAAAAAGAGGTGGTGTGTATCTCTGTATGGAAGTGGTCGTCAAACTACTGGAGTTTTCCCTCAG GATGTATGGCACTGTGAGATTTGCAATAGGAAACCTGGCCGTGGCTTTG AGACAACAGTTGAGGTACTACCGCGATTATGCCAAATCAAATACGCCAGTGGTACACTGGAAGAGCTTTTGTACATCGACATGCCACGTGAGTCCCAGAATGCATCTGGTCAGATTATTTTGGACTACACGAAAGCAATCCAGGAAAGTGTCTTTGAGCAATTGCGTGTGGTACGTGAGGGGCATCTAAGGATAGTTTTTAATCCAGATCTCAAG ATTGCATCTTGGGAGTTCTGTGCTAGGCGCCATGAGGAACTTATTCCACGGAGATCTATAATACCGCAG GTTAGTAATCTTGGTGCTGTTGTACAAAAGTACCAGACTGCGGTCCAAAATTCAACAACTTTGTCAGCTCAGGACATGCAGAATAATTGCAACTC GTTTGTTGCATGCGCACGCCAATTGGCTAAAGCACTGGAGGTGCCTTTGGTAAATGATTTAGGATACACAAAACGATATGTCCGCTGCCTTCAG ATCGCGGAGGTGGTAAACTGTATGAAGGATTTGATTGATCACAGCAGGCAGCATGAATCTGGACCAATTG ATAGCTTGCATAACTTTCCCCGGAGGACTCTTTCAGGGGTCAACCCCCTTCAACCACAGCAGCAACAACCTGAGGAGCAGCAGACTGTTCCCCAGAGTTCAAACCAGAGTGGTCAAAATTCTGCTCCTATGACCGGCGTGCAGGCTTCTGCCTATGCAAATGGTGACGCAACATCAAATAATTCTCTCAATTGTGCACCTTCTACATCTGCTCcttcaccatctgctgttggACTCTTGCAAAGTTCAATGAATTCTAGACAAGATCATCCAATGAGCTGCGCTAATGGTGGTCCACATAACAGTGGAGGCAATGCGACAATTCCCAAGGTGAACTCAACAAGCTCACTGCAGTCAAACCCGTCtacctcttttccttctctgATACCCACAGCATCCAATAACAACATGATGCCTGCCCCTCAAAATACAAACAAACTAAGCTCCCCAACTACATCAAGCGTACCTCCGATGCAGCCACCTGCTACTCGACCTCAGGAGCCTGAGCCAAGTGAGTCCCAAAGCTCGGTTCAGAGAATCTTGCAGGAGATGATGATGTCATCGCAGATGAACGGTGTTGGCCAGTCAGGAATTGATGCGAAGAGACCAAATGGACTAACCCCTGGTATCAACGGGGTTAATTGTTTAGTTGGCAATGCTGTCACAAATAACCCTGGAATGGGAGGAATGGGGTTTGGGGCCATGAGCGGGGGGCTTGGCCATGGGATGAGAATGGCAATGGCAAACAATGCAATGGCAATGGGTGGAAGGATGGGAATGAATCACAGTGCACATGACCTATCACAGTTGGGCcaactacagcagcagcagcagcagcagcagcagcagcatgacATAGGAAATCATCTATTGAGTGGACTTAGATCAGCAAACAGCTTCAATAACATTCAATATGACTGGAAACCCTCACAATAG